A stretch of the Deltaproteobacteria bacterium genome encodes the following:
- a CDS encoding metallophosphoesterase — MANLNNVDRKKKRFIRSIETILPPEEVEKPARIALASCLALLHHVILLFMKIGIIADSHDHVDHLEYALTCLRKEGIELLLHAGDYIAPFVLRRLLKSAPEFVGVFGNNDGDRVLLSKTAEGRVHPAPFELTLPEHRIMILHEPYGLEAIVKSGLYHLVVFGHTHEALLERHGGTLVINPGETGGWLYGRSTAALYDTENREGRILDL; from the coding sequence GTGGCCAACCTCAACAATGTTGACCGGAAAAAGAAGCGCTTCATCCGTTCCATCGAAACCATTCTTCCCCCGGAAGAGGTGGAAAAACCCGCTCGAATCGCTCTCGCATCTTGCCTCGCCCTCTTGCACCATGTTATATTGCTTTTCATGAAGATCGGAATCATCGCCGACAGTCACGATCATGTGGACCATCTGGAATATGCACTGACCTGCCTCCGGAAGGAAGGGATCGAACTCCTCCTGCACGCCGGGGACTATATCGCTCCCTTCGTACTCCGAAGACTTCTGAAGAGTGCCCCGGAATTTGTCGGCGTTTTCGGGAACAACGACGGCGACCGGGTCCTGCTGTCGAAAACGGCCGAAGGGCGTGTCCATCCCGCCCCGTTTGAACTGACCCTCCCCGAGCATCGGATCATGATCCTTCATGAACCTTACGGTCTGGAGGCAATCGTAAAGAGCGGCCTTTACCACCTGGTCGTCTTCGGCCATACGCACGAAGCCCTGCTGGAGCGGCACGGCGGGACCCTTGTCATCAATCCCGGAGAAACCGGGGGATGGCTCTACGGCCGTTCCACCGCAGCCCTTTATGATACCGAAAACCGTGAAGGGCGAATCCTCGACCTATAA
- a CDS encoding response regulator, whose amino-acid sequence MENTILFVDDEAVILRALQMVFTREGYHTLTATSGEEALRILEDEEVDVVISDEKMPGLSGIELLSRVKEKYPDKIRIILTAFAEINTVLSAINQVEAHRLIIKPYRNDELVTTVRELLARLKQKRANEQSLAAANRESEFAYRATRIICCMDLSLRDKYRRILKLMEDYIQARTLSLMILHPEKEELVVQAASNERLLGLRKSLSENSIASYVVREKKLFHKPEGERYPHGFSHHDNTVSRYQSDNFLSVPVMDDQRIVGVFNITDPVSGKITSGTEETVSHLMRWVGVMVHPSLANLPQSDG is encoded by the coding sequence CTCTTTGTTGATGATGAGGCTGTTATCTTACGGGCGTTACAGATGGTCTTTACCCGGGAGGGGTACCACACCCTGACGGCCACCAGCGGAGAGGAGGCACTGAGGATTCTCGAAGACGAGGAAGTAGATGTCGTCATCTCCGATGAAAAGATGCCGGGACTCTCGGGGATTGAACTTCTTTCCCGGGTGAAAGAGAAATACCCCGACAAGATCCGGATCATTCTAACGGCTTTCGCGGAGATCAATACCGTTCTCTCCGCCATCAACCAGGTTGAAGCCCACCGCCTGATTATCAAGCCCTACCGGAACGATGAACTGGTGACCACCGTACGGGAACTCCTGGCCCGGCTGAAGCAGAAGCGGGCAAACGAACAGTCCCTTGCCGCGGCAAACCGGGAGTCGGAATTTGCCTACCGTGCCACGCGGATCATCTGTTGCATGGATCTTTCTCTCCGGGACAAGTACCGTCGGATCCTGAAACTCATGGAGGACTATATCCAGGCCCGGACCCTTTCCCTTATGATCCTTCACCCGGAAAAAGAGGAACTTGTCGTTCAGGCCGCGAGCAACGAACGATTGTTGGGTCTGCGGAAATCGCTGTCGGAGAACAGCATTGCCTCCTATGTGGTCCGGGAGAAGAAGCTCTTCCACAAGCCGGAAGGCGAGCGCTATCCCCATGGATTTTCCCATCACGACAATACCGTCTCCCGCTATCAGTCGGACAACTTTCTCTCCGTCCCGGTGATGGACGACCAGCGGATCGTCGGGGTCTTCAACATCACCGACCCGGTTTCCGGAAAGATCACCTCCGGTACGGAAGAGACCGTCTCCCACCTGATGCGATGGGTCGGTGTCATGGTACACCCCTCCTTGGCGAACCTTCCCCAATCCGATGGCTGA